The Kitasatospora paranensis genome has a window encoding:
- a CDS encoding DUF6084 family protein, whose translation MSCDLTFSCTGVRGDPYAAGPTLVFRLRIDAADAARVHAMVLRCQLRIEPARRSYDDAEAEGLNDLFGDRARWGTSLNPVQFAQVALMVPGFTGSTEVDLPVPCTYDLDIAATRYLAALADGDVPLRMLFSGTVFTGDGGFRVEPVPWHKEAAVGLPVRVWREMMAQHFPGCGWLRLPQETMAQLLSYRSDRGLTSWEATVHALLDAARALPVAADGGVR comes from the coding sequence ATGAGCTGTGACCTGACCTTCAGCTGCACAGGAGTGCGCGGCGATCCGTACGCGGCCGGGCCGACGCTGGTCTTCCGGCTGCGGATCGACGCCGCCGACGCGGCCCGGGTGCACGCGATGGTGCTCCGCTGCCAGCTCCGGATCGAACCGGCCCGCCGGTCGTACGACGACGCGGAGGCCGAGGGGCTGAACGACCTGTTCGGTGACCGGGCCCGCTGGGGCACCAGTCTCAACCCGGTGCAGTTCGCCCAGGTCGCCCTGATGGTCCCGGGCTTCACCGGCAGCACCGAGGTGGACCTCCCGGTGCCGTGCACCTACGACCTGGACATCGCGGCGACCCGCTACCTGGCGGCGCTGGCCGACGGCGACGTGCCGCTGCGGATGCTGTTCTCCGGCACGGTGTTCACCGGCGACGGCGGCTTCCGGGTGGAGCCAGTGCCGTGGCACAAGGAGGCTGCCGTCGGGCTCCCCGTCCGGGTGTGGCGGGAGATGATGGCGCAGCACTTCCCCGGCTGCGGATGGCTGCGGCTGCCGCAGGAGACCATGGCGCAGCTGCTGAGCTACCGCTCGGACCGCGGCCTCACCTCGTGGGAGGCGACCGTGCACGCGCTGCTGGACGCGGCCCGGGCGCTGCCGGTCGCGGCGGACGGGGGTGTGCGGTGA